In Salvia splendens isolate huo1 unplaced genomic scaffold, SspV2 ctg163, whole genome shotgun sequence, the genomic stretch TTGTAAAAAGTGTGCAGCATGTTCTTGAGAATTTTAAATCAGATCAGATTTTCTGAACCGTCTAACTTCAAATACCGGATTGCCCTGGAAAAGCAGGTCAGCGTGACAAATTCTTATCAACTTGTCTTTTTTCTCTGAGTTATTAATATGAATGTACTTAAATTTGCTAAAGGATCATATTGTTGTTTACATTTTGATTGTCCACAGAGTCACAGACCATAGTTGGCCATAAGTAACTTGTATGCTTTTCAAAATAGACAGATATTTTTGTGCTTACAATTTTTATATTGGTGTTTATTTGTTTCTTACAGTTAACTTCAACTATGCTGCATCTGCTGGGTCTCACTTCAAAATGTGATCAACAGGCTATACAAGATTTACTTGTCAAAGTAAGACGAGTGTCATTTTCTGCTGTACTAATATGGTCATGTTTCATAGAACTGCACTTTAAGTGCTCATTCTTTTTATTGAGATTGAATGTATTTCAATTTTCACCCAAGTATAACTGTTTCATTATCTGTTTCATACAGAAAGCATCATTCCTTGAGATTTGGATTGAAGGCCTGTGCTCATCTGTTGGGGATACAAGTAGTTCCGTTGATGAGGCAAAGCATGCGTCTGTGGACCAGAAAAAGGATGTTATACGCAGAACAATTCAGTCACTGGTTAAGGTATATGAGAGCAGTAAACACCATCTCATTGCTCATAGATTTGAAAAATTGGCCATGAGGTTGCTCTAAGTGAGAGTTGTGTATAGGTAGCATTTTGCTTTTTTACATTCTCACATTCTTGTTTTCTTAGCTCAAATATATGGTGTACTCTTTTCACTTGTTTTATGATTTTGTAGCATTATGCATGTAATAAATAAAGTGTGAGTTGGTGATAACCATGCGAACAAAATCATACGGAGGACAGATGTGACGAAACGCTTGCAATTCGTATGGATTAAGGAAACCACCGTTGCTGGAGTTTGGTCTAAGCTGGACAGCCTGTACATTACCAAGTCCCTAGCAAATACTAGATTGTTCATGAAGCAAATGGTGTATTCGTATAGGTTTATGGAAGATCAATCAATTGTCCTTGAGGGTTCAACATTAGTCCTCTTGATGGACCTGAGATGCATTTTCTCTAGCTCATGCTAGTGAAGTAATGAATATCAAGAAGTTCAAGGTCAAGAAGAGTTCAAGGCCAAAAACCCTGGACCTAATGCCCCAAAAGGAAAGGAAGCAGCTCCAAAGGAAATGTGCTAATTGGTAACAAAAACGTGGCATTTGAATAAAAATGTTTTCCTTGGAAGAAGAGAAACGTTGAGAATCAAGAAGAGGTCGACACTCCTTCAGTTCTAAATGTTGTTGAAAATGACAGCAAATTTAAGGATTATGAATTCAGGTTGTAGCTTTTAAACGCGTTCACAGAAGAAGTGGATTGAAAATCTCGACTAGCCATGGAAATATCTTGATGAACAGACAAAAATAACAAGTGAGATGATTATTGGTGGATGGAGAgagcaatttttttttattaactgaCATTTCGATTAATTAACACCTTCCTTGATTATAGTCTAATAATCATTTATAAAGTTTAATGCGAACCTTTATAAGagtatccgcaatggggcggatgaTAGCTGGCCTGAtgcatcgtccgccactgtagctCCACGGACGATGGCTTCTCCTTCCTTCGCGCCCTATGCTTCCTATGCTTtctccgcggacgatggccttgGATTACGCATCGTCCGGCCTATCATCCTCCCCATTGCAGGGGAAGCGGACGATGTGACGcgttttcatcatttttttatttcttctatATATATCACCACTTTTCACTACTATATCACACACTCCACTCTCTCCCCCATCTCAATTTCTCTCTAGAATAAATCCCGACGATTTCTCAAATCCGAATAATCCCGACGGATTGCCGATgttcggcggcggcggtggtgccGGGTGGCCGGGTAAAGAACCTGCCGAATACCGGCCATTTGATACACCTGGTTCCGTCGAGTCTAACTGGGATCCCAACACCCAGTTCCTACATGCTATCCGACATGGAGCCGAGCCCCCAAGGAAAGGAAGAAAAGATCGAAGCACAGAGTCCAGAATTTGCCGCCTCCGGAGACCAACGAAGAATTTGCCccagggaggacgaactacaacATTGAGGAGACCGTGCTTTTGACGAAGTGTTGGGTTGATATTTCGTAGGACCTAGTATTCGCCAACAACCAAAGAAAAATCGCGTACTGAGAGCGCATCGCTACGCGTTACAACGCAAACAAGCCGGCGGCCTCGTACAAGCGCAGGAGGGAgtagctccgcaagcactgagatcaagtgaagaagcaacTCAATTGGTTCTCGGATGAGTAACTGAAGTGCTTGAGGGAGTAGGGCAGCGGAGAGAGTATGTCTGTTGTACTCGATAAAGCGTTGGCGTCGTACTTGTCAATGTACGGCGAGTTCAAGAGCACTATAGCGCATGGCTCATCGTGAAGGATAAGCAGAAGTTCGAAGGAGGGATCACGCCCGTGTCCTCTGCGTCGAAGAGGATGAAGAACACTGCCAGTAGCGATTACACGAGCAGGGACAGCGGCGTACCTCCGATGGACCTTAACCAGACGATGTACGAAGATGAGAGTTTAGAGTTCTGGCACACCAATGTCCACCCGACGTCCCATTGGCAACAAAGCTgccaagaacaaggggaaggggaaggcaacGACCTCACAGAACCCAACCCCGGCCCCGCCTTCGGCTGCGGCGCATGCCTACGGGGACTTGGTGAGGGTCGTCGTGcagaggacgttgttggacacgcacaatgCCCACAGGCAGTGCTAGACCTCGGATGAAGCCCAATACCTCAAGAAGATGATCGATGCTCTCCAACGCAGTTGGGAATGGACTAGATCAGCCTTATCTGTAGTGCACTTGTTTGTATTTCCACTCTTCCTATCTTCCTACTGTTGTaacctttttttaattaagtaaatgtAGGGGTTGCCTTTAATTTGTGgtgttttatatttgttttgCTAATTGAcatatttgcaaacataaaataaaaaaaatatgaaatagtAGCTAAAAACTATATGGCAggctatagggcgccccactgcaggtggatgGGGCGGGGGATAAAATTATGACGTGACAGAGAATAGGGCGGGCTATAGAGacccccattgtggatgctctaaagagaGCGATGATTACCAAAGTGTCTAATGACATCCGCAACAGATTCTATTCGTCATGTTCAGAGGGAAAAGGGTTCGTAGAGGAACGCGTTGGAGCCCACCTGACAGTTCAGCCATCACTTGCTGGCTCGGAGAGGGACGAGCTATCACACTACGCGCACCCCTCTTGTAGTCAATGTGTGTTCGACGTGATGCCTACTGGTTGGGCGTGGGAGTAGGCATCATTTTGCCTGATTTGAAAAtcttaattataaaattgatttttaataataagaaattaatttttaaaaataaaattaaatatcttaGGATTGGTGAAAAAGTGATGAATAGAGCATGCAACGTGGAAACAAACTGAAACCTCATATCATATGTGATGTGAGGTTCAAATTATTTCTCTCTGTTTCTAACCAGAAAACAACAGAGCAGAGCAGAGCAGAGCAGAGTAGAGAAATTGGTGACTCATGTCAGTATCTTCGCAGACTCTGCGCTGCTTCAGCCCTCTCTCATCCTCATCTTCTTCCAATCACCAATGGCGTCGTCCTGCCTCCATTCGCTGCTCTCCCTCACCCTCGCTGCAGGAGCCTCTAATTCCCTCTCGAATTGAGCTGAATAAGCCTCTTCCGCCGTCGCCAGATGAAGATAACCCTAGCAATTCCTCCGGAATTCAGGTGCCGAGACAGCGATACATCTCAGTTCCCAAATCCGAATTGCTGGACGCCATTGTCTCCTCCTTGTTCCCCTCGCCGGAGGAAGCCTctcaatttctctctctctcccagtcagtaatTCCTCTTCGATCCATTCCTTTCACTTTCGATGATTTTTTCACCTAATTGAGTTGAGTTGTTGTACTGAACTGTGGATTGTTACTTATGAATGAGATATTGAATACAATTGCAGATGCGTTCACTACATTCAAATCACTTTTACTTTCCGATGATTTTTACACTTAATTGAGTTTAGTTGAGATGTGTACTAAGCTGTGGTTTGTTACTTAGTAAATGTGATATTGAATACAATTGCAGATGCTTGGATTCGATTCTTCACGCCGAACACAAAACCATTTTAGAGGAAATGAGATGTTACTATGATGACCTCACTCTTTCCGCCAAGGCTAATACTGATGATTTTCCACCTGTGACGAATGGAGATAGTGAGCATGAAGGAGATGAGACTGACTCCAAATTCAAGCTATCATTGCCCTTTGGTTTCACACTCGACTTCAATTCACTCTTCGATTTTTCATCCACTGATGACAAGAGGAATTATATCAAGGCTTCCAGGTCTcttctttgtttctttatttactTATACAGTAATACTACATTATCCTAATGaatttatttggaaaataactttcaaaaagtaaaattCTCAGCAGTGATTAATTGATTATAAAGTTCCTCAACTTTTTACATTCATTGTTATTAGCATGATTGTCACCAAGAAACTTTACTGCTTTCACATAaccttttttttcccatttttgtgCATCTCCCGAATTTCACTTgttctttaatttttgtttagaACTGCCATCCCAGGTCATTTTCAACGCTCTTTGATGAGACTGCTCAAAAATGCTGAGTTTGAAGAGTTGTCTCCCAGGGATTTGATGTTGACTTCAGCACTAAATACCGATTATCTCCTCACATTGCCTATTTATGTTGACTGGAAAAGAGCATCAGTGTCCAGTGTTATTGTATTCAGGTAAAAAAATGTGTACAATGATTGTCACCTACTGGATGTCCGGGATTGCTTCATCTGATCATAATATTTTTTCGATGCCCTACATATCATATCTGCACTATGTTCTTTGCGCTTTTGATCACCATAGATATTAATTTGCATAGACAAGGAAAATGTCTCTGTTTCCAATATGAATCTTGCCATCCAGTTAGTTACTGTATGAGAGAAACATGGGTGCCTTGCTTAAGATATAATACAACAGTAGAATATTCTATCAGGCAAGTTAACTAGCAGCAACTGATCTTGGACTGAACCATAATTTTGTTGCATTATTAGagttaatatataaatttctcTTCTAATTATTGTCAATTTAGATGCGTCTTTATTGATAAAGAAGAAAACATATCCTTCTTTTTGTACTCTTTTGTGCAGCAAATGTACTTTATTGAAAAAGTATTGCAGTTCTTATTTCTTATTTACTGCTTTGAGTTATATGTTAACTTTTTATCTGGCTCTTGAGCCGATATATGGAGAAAACCCATTTCATGTTTAAAATTTTTCTCTTTCCATTTATTATAGAAGACTCATCTACGGTAGACCTTTCCTAATGGAATATTGGCAGGTCATTCACTATTCCCACGTGATCATTTTTTATATACAGGCGGGGATACACCACTGAGAGGCAGAAGGGCCTGCTAATTGCTGAAAAACTGGATTACTTGCAATCAAAGTTGTTGCAGAACATCATTTTTCTTATTGCTAAACCAACGGGGAGATTAGGTGTCTGGTTGGATGAGGTAATTGACATAACATAAGTTTTTCTGTACTTTTTTATTCTTATAATTCTGTGTTTAGGTCACTGTAGTCAGAATAGTTTTGTCTTTTTCACATTAGGTGTTGGACACACTATATCTGTAAATCATTAAGTATAAATGATTAATGATGTTGGTGGGATGAGAACTTTCATGCACATTGTTTGACTAGTCTTGACCCAGAAGcctatttttatttacaatggGATCTGTTAagcaattttctttttcacaTTAGGTGTTGGACACACTATATCTGTAAATCATTATGTATACATGATTAATGATGTTGGTGGGATGAGAACTTTCATGCACATTGTTTGACTAGTCTTGACCCAGAAGcctatttttatttacaatggGATCTTTTAAGCAGTTTTGTCTTTTTCACATTAGGTGTTGGACACACTATATCTGTAAATCATTAAGTATAAATGATTAATGATGTTGGTGGGATGAGAACTTTCATGCACATTGTTTGACTAGTCTTGACCCAGAAGcctatttttatttacaatggGATCTGTTAAgcaattttctttttgggcAGAAATCCTTCCGAAGCCTCTTCATCGCAATTACTTCCATGTGCAGAGCATTTAGTTATGGAAATATTCCCTTCTCCAGAGAAGGACATAATGCTTTAGTTTGTTACCAATGTTTCTTTCTGGAATTGATTTTGTAAAAACTTTTTTGATTTCCTAGTTAGTAGTATATGTTTACTTAAATTGTTATATTTTTGGAACAGATTTTCAAGAGCATTATACAGATACAAGACGCAGAAGTTTTAGCCAAAAGATTTAAGCGTTGGCTTGACGAAATGTCTCTTTCCCTGAAGTCCTATTCCTATGATGGAAAAATACTTGATGAGCTTGATGGAATAGACATCTTTTCCAGTGAGTTCCCAATCTGGGTGGCTGCCCAGAAAGCCGTAACTCTTTATGAA encodes the following:
- the LOC121789188 gene encoding uncharacterized protein LOC121789188 isoform X2 — encoded protein: MSVSSQTLRCFSPLSSSSSSNHQWRRPASIRCSPSPSLQEPLIPSRIELNKPLPPSPDEDNPSNSSGIQVPRQRYISVPKSELLDAIVSSLFPSPEEASQFLSLSQCLDSILHAEHKTILEEMRCYYDDLTLSAKANTDDFPPVTNGDSEHEGDETDSKFKLSLPFGFTLDFNSLFDFSSTDDKRNYIKASRTAIPGHFQRSLMRLLKNAEFEELSPRDLMLTSALNTDYLLTLPIYVDWKRASVSSVIVFRRGYTTERQKGLLIAEKLDYLQSKLLQNIIFLIAKPTGRLGVWLDEIFKSIIQIQDAEVLAKRFKRWLDEMSLSLKSYSYDGKILDELDGIDIFSSEFPIWVAAQKAVTLYEGILSESGPRERLLRKFLAWVGLVPSIPEEAFDLHLDSSSSRSNSSPSFLPRISLSDIWKPASPRYCGNDIRKMLRTAVSVIFSRSILQEPAFQELILLYTENNEDSETPGQAEVPSLQMKIYERIPIPDLPVVFPHKQLSFRILDAVRLDAATILGLLAYFFNLQYFWMQLQPLHLGYIRFVYFWDTNKQGIDIKTLYEKTVASGFGSIHFLLDASEQQQYKEAILVYATLLTAESDEVKSTKGIAHKCEAFMYDVFQEKVNIIFYQDGVVIKCKLFFFTNSKL
- the LOC121789188 gene encoding uncharacterized protein LOC121789188 isoform X1, whose product is MSVSSQTLRCFSPLSSSSSSNHQWRRPASIRCSPSPSLQEPLIPSRIELNKPLPPSPDEDNPSNSSGIQVPRQRYISVPKSELLDAIVSSLFPSPEEASQFLSLSQCLDSILHAEHKTILEEMRCYYDDLTLSAKANTDDFPPVTNGDSEHEGDETDSKFKLSLPFGFTLDFNSLFDFSSTDDKRNYIKASRTAIPGHFQRSLMRLLKNAEFEELSPRDLMLTSALNTDYLLTLPIYVDWKRASVSSVIVFRRGYTTERQKGLLIAEKLDYLQSKLLQNIIFLIAKPTGRLGVWLDEIFKSIIQIQDAEVLAKRFKRWLDEMSLSLKSYSYDGKILDELDGIDIFSSEFPIWVAAQKAVTLYEGILSESGPRERLLRKFLAWVGLVPSIPEEAFDLHLDSSSSRSNSSPSFLPRISLSDIWKPASPRYCGNDIRKMLRTAVSVIFSRSILQEPAFQELILLYTENNEDSETPGQAEVPSLQMKIYERIPIPDLPVVFPHKQLSFRILDAVRLDAATILGLLAYFFSYKFVNILSSPSAIFLDAVAATAFGIYTFRVLLGYKQTRDRYQLLVNRTLYEKTVASGFGSIHFLLDASEQQQYKEAILVYATLLTAESDEVKSTKGIAHKCEAFMYDVFQEKVNIIFYQDGVVIKCKLFFFTNSKL